Sequence from the Cenarchaeum symbiont of Oopsacas minuta genome:
AGAAGTTGGAGATGATGAATCAATACTCGACTATATTGATTATTTGAATATGCATCTGCCGTATTCAAACATGGGCAAAAAAGCACTTGCATATCTGATACGCCATGAATGGCGCACGCTTCCAAGGTGGAAGTCAATGCTAGATAAAATAGGCATGACAGAGCCTATCCCAAAGGATCCACGCGGTACAATCGAATCTGTATTAGGGGATCAAGAATTTATGGAAAAAGACCACGAATTTCAAAAACGGTTTACAAAGATACCAGAGTACGTGCAAGTATATGAATCAAAGATGGCAAGCTCGTTGCTTGCATCCTCGATGATTGGTAATCTGTACACGGCATCACTATACCTTAGTTTTAGAAGTACGTTAGAATTTGAATATCAAAAAGGAGTTGATCTTGAATCAAAGAGATTTGGATTTGGCTCGTACGGTTCTGGCAGCTCTGCAATGATATTCTCTGGAGTAGTTCAGCCCGAATATAACAAAATTGTTTCACGTATGAACCTTGAAACCGATATGGGATCTCGTATGAGGCTTACTTTAGAACAGTATGAACAAGTACACGGAAATAAACTCAGTATCAGCGAATCCATACTAGAACCAAAGAAAGAGTTTGTGCTAGCTCATGTAAAAACAAATCCCGAATCTCGTGGAGAACGCAGATACGTCTATAGAGAATAAAATTATGTTACAGATGCAATATTTATGAATAATTTTCACATAAATTATGCTTTAATACCAATGGAATCAAGATTCAACGCATTTGAGATCATATCTAATGCAGTATTTTCATCAGTCAAATCTGTTTTTGGCACAATGCCCAATACTGGTGTATCTGTAATAGATACAATATCTTTGGCCAAAAGATTTGGATCATAGCCAGCATCATCTATGCAATTTACAACAAATCCCATAATCGATATTTCTGCATTTTTGCACGCCATATGAGTAAGTATTGTATGATTTATTGCACCAATTTTGTTGTGCACTATGATCAAGACAGGTAAATTCATCTGTTTTATAAGATCAGTAACAAAATAATTCACGTGTATTGGAGTCATCACACCACCGATGCCTTCTACGACCATCATCTCATGGGATTTGTCAAGTGCATCATATGCATCTAAAACCGTTCTGATATCAAACTGCAAATCGGATTTATGTGATGCAGTATACGGTGAAGCAGGAATTTTTGAAAAAACAGGATTTAATTTAAAATCAGATTCCACACATCCTGCAGCACGTGCAAGAATTTCCGTATCTGGTGAATTGTATTTCTCTGATGCATTGCCATCAAATGCAGCAAATGGTTTCATTATTCCTACATCTATGCCGGATTTTCTTGCAGCCTGAGCAATACATGCAGCAATTACGGTTTTGCCAACATTAGTATCAATTCCAGTAACAAATATTGATTGCAATATAATATGTTTTTAGCAGGTTGTTATTAATCGTGTTGTAATTTAATTCAAATATTATTTTATCACAAGTCGATAAGATGTGTTTATTGCGTTTTCAAGCTCTTCATTTGTTGCTAGATTTCCTAATAATTTCACATAATATTCGGATTTAGAATCTAATGCTTTACGTATTCCAGAACAATACGAATCTAGTGCTTTTTTTATTAATGGTATATCATCTATTATTTTATTTATGTGCAATGAAGGATCGTGTAAAAAAAGAGGAATAGTTTTTAGCAAAACGTCAATAGATGGAATAGTTTTCATAGATTCTTGTTGAAGAATTTGTACAAACATTGCAGCGCTTTCTAATTCTGGTGACTTTGATATGGTACGCAATCTCAATCGATAGTGCTGCAAAGCTCTCAATATTAGTTCATATCCACCTTCATCACGTATATACAATGCCACATCCATAGAACTGTTCATGATCTTTGATCTTTTCTTTTCTTAATATATTTAATCAAACATGTAATGTTTACATGATAATTACAAATTTTATCACGATAGACTTGTCACATCATACTCTACAATGAGATAAAAGCACATAGAGAATTAATGCTATCTGCTTGTGCATTTTTATATAAAATATTTTTCTGCAACTGCATTATATTTAGCTCAAATGGTATTTAAAATACACAGATCTAGATTTGGATGAATGGTCATGATAACGAATTTACCATTAGACCTTATGCACAATCAAATTTCAAATTGAAAATGTTAAATTTTTAGGCATGAATTACACCATCAATTTTGAAAATTAATTCATTATGCATCCGATCTATTGGTTATATCGTTGCTAAAACATAAAGTTGTGATACAAAACAAGAATCCAGTCCAAATTTATGTATGACAAACTTTATGTGCAATTTATATCACATCATAACCAAATAACAGATATAAAAATAAATAAAATATGGAATTATCTAGAATTTTATAGTGTCAGATCTAAAATGTATTATATTAATTGACATACATGTATGAAAATTAAAAACTCTAGACAATTTTGATTACTCTTGTTGTTTCTTTTTTTTATTTTTTTCTGCTTGTAATTTTGCTAGTTCTAATTCCAAATTAGTGTGTTTGAATTTCTTCATTTTACCTATTTTACATATTACGCTAGAAGTATAAAAACTACACTTGAGATCAGTCGATCATGTCAGAAATTGTCAAGTTTTGAAATCTTTTGCTCAAAATATACCATTTTAGCAATGACTATGTATGAACGTGATTTTAGAGAATTAACATTTATTCTACATCTTGGTGCCAGATATGAATAATGTTCCCATAGTTCGACGCCACATTAGATCATCGTTTGGACTACAGATACGTCTAGTTTTTACCTTAAACCCTGCATCTTTGAATATTTTTTTCCACTGATATCTAGACAATAAGTGTAAATGAATTTTCATTGAATCTTGCCATCTAATTGTGTCATGATTCTCAGCATAATAGTCGGTACCACATAAAAACATCCCTCCAGGTTTCAAAATATGCCAAACTGCTTTTACGGCATCAGCTACAGATTTAGCATAGTACATAGATTCCATTGAAAACACATAATCAAATAGATCACCTTTGTATGATTCTATATCAGTATGCATGTATGTCTCCTTTTTAGATGTGGACGTTGATCTTGCAAGTTTGATCATCTGTGGACTTTTATCTATGCCCACTGCAATGGCGCATTTTGGATTGTTTGCCATAGCACGTACGGTCCATCCATTACCACATCCAACATCAAGAAACGAGAATGAATCTAAAAAATTAACTGTATTCAAAAACCTAATTGCTGTTTTAGAATGTTCATTTTCCATAGATTGATGTCGTCCATTAAGTGCCCATATATCAAAAAAATCATCGACGCGAGTATCTCGCTGTAAAGAATCCATCATGTTATATTTCCCATATTCTACCCATATGTGAACTAATAAACAATACGATCACATTTTAAATTTATTATGTGTATGTTGTAATAATTTCTTATGGTAAAAAATAGCCATGTATGGCATCCAAATACACAAATGTCCGAATGGGGAAAATTTGATAAAATTACAAGCGCTAAAGGCATGTACCTCATTGATTCAAATGGTAGAAGATATATCGATGGTGTGGCATCTATGTGGTGCAATGTATGGGGACATTCAAAAATAGAACTTGTATCCGCCATAAAATCACAGGCAGCAAAGCTACAACACTCGTCAATGTTTAATCTGACAAACGAACCTGTAGAACTATTAGCAAAAAATCTAATAGATCAATCACCAAATATGAAATATGTATTTTTTTCAGATAATGGATCTACATCTATGGAGATTGCAGCAAAGATGGCGATACAATATTGGTCAAACGTTGGAGAATCCAAAACAAAAATTGTATCATTAAAAAATGGATATCATGGCGATACTTTTGGTTCAATGTCTTTAGGATATGTGCCAGATTTTTTCTCACCGTACAAAACAAAACTCTTTGATGTTACACGTGTACCATCTCCAGATACTTATCGGACTGCAGGTTATGACGTTGAAGGAAATTTACAGATGTGTCTTGAGAAGACAGAACAAACAATCTCCAAAAATTCAGATTCCATAGCCGCATTGGTAATGGAGAGTGGGGCACAGATGGCAGCTGGTGCTAGAATATATCCTTCAAAATTCCAGCATGAGATTTCCAAAATATGCACTCGTCACAACATATTATTGGTATTAGATGAGGTTGCCACTGGTTTTGGTAGGCTTGGGCATATGGCAGAGTATACACATCAACAAAGCAGACCAGACATCGTATCATATGGCAAAATGATGACAGGGGGTTATTTAACGATGGGTGCCACATTATCATCCAAAAAAATCTATGAGAGTTTTCTTGGTAAATTTACAGAGCACAAACATCTCTTTCATGGTCATACTTTTACAGGAAATCCTCTAGCTGCTGCCGTTGCATGTAAAAACATACAATTATACAAAAAAGAACATCTACTTGAAAAAGTATCACGTATGTCTAAAATATTAAAGTCGTATACTGATGAGTTTTATAAAATCGATGCTGTGGGCGATGTAAGATCTTCTGGACTTTTAATGGGAATAGAACTAGTCTCAGATAAAAGTAAAAAAACTCCAATATGTGCAAAAAATACGTCAATTAACAAAATTGTCTTTGAAGAAGGTAAAAAACATGGAATATATCTACGGACTCTAGGTAATGTAGTCATGCTTGTACCACCACTTGCAATTCCAAAAGAAGTGTTGGATGATCTTGTAATGAAGACTAGAGAGACGATACAGGCAGTTGTGCAAAAAATATCTACTGCATAAACATAAAACATTCTCAAGAGTATACTAGATTGTAGATAGGCACATTTTCCAACCTGCGTTTATTTCACAGTTGTGATTAAATTACAAAAGAGCAAATTTTTCACGAGTATTATCTTTATGATATATCATAAAAGTTCAAAACCTGTTACCTATTGTTTTATATAATTATTGTTTTCAAATGAGATATTTATAAAGTCAAAAAGCACACATAGAATATCAATTGAGATTTATTCAAGAAGATGTATGTTTTGGATTATTTTTTTGTATTGTATCTAGTTGTTTTTTTAGTTCGATGTTTTCTTTCTCTAGCATTTGGTTTTGAGAGTGTAATGATGCTAGTTTGTCCCCCCTAGCATATGCATGCTGATTTGGCAGAGATGGGCCACAACCTTTAGCATTCATCAAATCAGATGCTTTTTTGATAAACTCCTCTTTAAAACCACCAATTTTTGATGTTGCAATATCAAATGTGTGATCAGTTGGATTGCGATAACTTGGGTTTAATGGGTTTATGATACTTGGTGGCAAACGTAAAAACTGTGGCATTATCTGGTTTATGCCCCACATTGTGCGCATATGCTCTAGATGATCAGTTTCCATGTGTTTTAGGTCTATTTGGGGGTATTTTTGCCTTATGCTCATCAATAGGTACTTTTCACACATATAAATAAATGGTAAATGATCGAGTATGAGGTCAGCTACCCCGTATTTTTGTGCGTAAACGCAAAACTTTCTTGATAATTATAGGCATGGACGTGACCTCATACATGATCGATCAGTAATGCTCAATTAGAGTTGATCGTCGATCCTTATAGGAAGGTGTTTTTTTGATCGCAAGTGGTATGATTGAACAAAGTGGTATTGTGTTAAAACGTTGCATCCGATGTGGTCAACAGATACAGGATACAGACTTGCACAAGATTATCATGTATGTGGTAAAACAAGAGCTTACAGAACACCACTATGAACATGTAGAATGCCCAGAAAAATTTACAGTCTAGTCATCAAGTTGGCTGATATTCATATACGCCATACATATCTCCTGTTACACGTGAATGATACCGCCAAACACTGCTAGAGAGTTCAATTGCTTTAAATTGAGATTGTTTTTCTAATTGCAATTTTTTATAGACATCATATCCTACAAGTATTTGGTTTGGTTTTGCTAGTGATTGTATTTTTGCAGCAATGTTCATTGGAGGGCCGATAAGATCTATTGGGAAATTTCCGTCTTCAGATCCATACGATATTGTCACAACTTGTCCTGCATCTATGCCAATTTTTATTTTAAGATCTGGGTAATCGTATTGGTTCAATATTGGATTCATTCCTTGTGTTATGGTTTCAATCATGGTGATGGCACAGTTTAATGCATTATTTGCACCATCTGCAGAATCAGTGTTGTTTGGAAAATAAGCCAAAACGGCATCTCCTACAAATTTGAGCACATATCCATTACGCATTTGTACCACATGTGCCATTTCATGAGCAAACGAACTGATTATGGTAACAAATTTTTCTTGTGATATTTCAAGAGACATCAATGTAGAGCCAACTAGATCCACATACATTATATTCAGATCCAATCTTTGACTAACTCTAGATCCTAGATATTCTTCAGAATGATCTGCAGTGCCGTTATACTTGTATCCACTTTTAAGTGAAGACCATACACGTGTTTGTACATCTTGTAGCATATTCTTGTGTGCAGTGTTTTTTTCATCTTGTGTTGATTCAGTCAATGTATCAACTCCAATCTAAAATCTAATCCATATACGAATTTCATTATGACAGATATACATAATGACATATTTAATAACGTACACGTGTCTATATCAACAAAATTTCCATATTTGATAAATTTCCAAGTCAAGGTTTAAAATAACGTAAAATATTTGTGTGCCAAATGAGACTTGGTTCCAAAAGCCCAGACGAGTTCATATGCACGTTAAACGATGTATACGATGCCATAAAGACAGAATATTCCAATGTAATGAAGGCAATTACCGTTACCAAAAATGTCAAAGTGATGCTTGGAGATACTAGCATAACTGAAGAGTCAACATTTGAACCTGGAGGCGTGGTTAGTTTTTATCGCAATACAACGGAGAATCTAAAACAATGGATCTCACGTGATGTTATGATTACCAACAATGAAGATTGTCGGAGAATTTTTGTAAAATTTAGCAAACAGATTGACAGATATCTTATCTCAGGTCATCTATCATTACAATTTCATGTACTACTCTATTATCGTCCAGAGTACCGTGTAGTAGAATGTCAAAAAGAGATCTCTAGCATAATGGATAAAACAAAAAATGCAGAGATGGAGATGGCAGAGATTGGTGAAGATCTTATAATTAAAAAAATTGGAAAGGGTGAAAAAAACAATATAGATTTACAAAAATTATTTGAGAAATTTTACAACGATGACAGACTAACTGACGACATTAATAAAATGGTTGAAGAGAGTGGAGATAAACAAGTAAATGAAATGATCTCAAAGAAACAACATCTTTTCAAAGAGCTTGACGGATATCTTACAGAGGTATATAGAACATCAGATGTTCTCATAGATGATTCTCGACTAGTAACTGGTGAAGAGGGATTTTTATGTACATTTGATATCGAACGCGTAAATGATGATAAATCTCGAGATGGGTTGTTTGATTTTTCAGAGATTGCACCAGATAACAAAGATTCTATTTTACAGACCATTAAAGAATTTAAAACATTGATGCACAATACAACACGCTAGGAAGTTTTTTCACGTAGCAATTTGAGCGTAGTTTCAGGATCCGCTGTGGATTTTGTTTTTTTCATGACTTTACCTACCAAGTAATTTATTGCATGTGGATTTTTTTTCAATGTTTCAACCACATCTACCTCTTCAGCAAGAACAGCATCGATTATCAATCCAAGGTCTGCGACATTAGAGATGCTAGTAAGATTTTCCTGTGACACAATCTCCGATAATGACTTTCCAGTCTCATGCATTATAGATAACGCTTCTTTTGCCAACATTCTATTTATTTTACCATCAAGTATGGCATCGGCTAGATCTGCAAGATGGTGCGAGTTTATTTTAGAGAGAATACGTTTTTCATGAGTATTTGCCAACCCCATAAAATCAGTAGTGATTAGATTTGCCACTTCTTTGGAATTTTTTTCAGTATGTGCACCTTCAAACAATTCAAGACAATGCTGGTCAGAGGAGAGTACTTTGGCTACCTGACGTGAGATTCCCATAGATGAATATCGATCTTGTTTTGCAGTAATGCTTTCTGGAATCTCCGAGTAAAGGAGTTTACAAAATTCTTCTCCGATATGGACATACGGAATGTCAGCTTCGGGAATATATCGATAATCATCATCATCCTCCTTTTTTCTAGCAGAGATGGTAGCTTTTCTTACCGAACTCCACTGTCGAGTCTCTTGTTTTACTTTTACACCACGGTCAACATGGCTACTCTGTCGGACGATCTCAAAGTGAATTGCTTTTTCCAAGTCATGAAAGGATCCCACATTCTTTATTTCGACCTTTGGTCCATCGCCAACTGAGACATTACCATCAGCTCGCATTGCTCCATCCATGTCCGTATTTGAGACTTTGAGGTTTTCAAGTAGATCTGATAGCATGTTTAAAAATTCTCGAACATGTCCGGGACTCTCAAAGTCAGGTTCTGTTACAATCTCGACTAGTGGCATTCCCGCTCGATTATAATCAACTAGTACGGTTTTTGTTTTTTCAGAGGCACCTTCATATGTTATGCGTCCAGGATCCTCTTCTAGTTGTACTCTTGTAATACGTACACGTTTACCACCCACTTCCACATATCCATCAGAACCGATACTGTGTTTGCCGTACACATCAAGTTGTGTGATTTGATAGTTTTTTGGCAAGTCTGGATAAAAATAATTTTTTCTAAAAAATCCAACACTGTTTGGGATCTTGCAGTTTAACGCCAATGCCACTAGTGTTGCTTTTTCAACGGCTCTTCGGTTCAAGCGTGGGAGTGAACCAGGTAATCCTATACAAATCGGACAGATGTTTTCATTTGGTTCAAGTCTTTTGTAATCTACCTTGCATTGACAAAAGAGTTTAGTTTGTAGACTGTTTAGATGGCAATGCACCTCTACTCCAATCATAATATAGGCACCTTTGGTATATCTGCACATGATTCAAGTGAATATGCTGTCTGAAGTAATCTTGCATCCTGCATCGAATCTGCCATCATCTGTACACCTATCGGTAATCCATCAGAGTGTCCAAATGGGACAGATATTGCAGGTCTGCCAGTAAGATTTGCTAGTACCGTATTTGAATCAATCAAAAATTGTGCCATAGGATCATCTATCTTTTCACCAATCTCAAACGGCAATATTGGAACTGTTGGTGCTAACAAGATATCAAATTTTTTAAACGCGTTTGCTATCTCTCTTGAAAGACGGCTCTTTACCTTTAATGCTTTTAGATAATATTTTCCAGTATATCCTGCTGAAGGTACAAATCCACCAAGGATCATGCGTCTTTTTACCTCTGGGCCAAACTTACGTCTTGCCTCCGAGATGTATGAATCAAAAGTAAAACCAGATGAAGACATTTCATAACCGTATCTTATATTATCATATCTAGCAAGATTGCTTGCAGCTTCTGCTGACGTAATCGTATAATATGCAGCCACTGCGTATTGTATTGTATCTAGTTCAACATCATCGCATACTGCTCCAAGATCCTGAAGTTTTTTGGCAGCATTATCTGTAACATTAACAACTTTGGAGGATGCACCATCTCCCATCATTTGTCTCAATATGCCTATTTTTTTACCCGATACACCAGCATCAATATCCGAGAGGTAATCAGATTTACCATCTATAGTAGTCACATCATGTTCATCTTTACCTGATATAATGTTCATCATAAATGCGGCATCTTTTACGGTACGAGTTAACGGACCAATCTGCTCAATACTGTTTGAATATGCAACTAGTCCGTATCTGCTTACTAGTCCATATGTTGGTTTGAATCCCACCACAGAGCAAAAGCTTGCAGGATTACGTATCGAGCCTCCAGTATCAGAACCTAGAGATGCCAAACATTGTAATGATGCTACAGATGCAGCACTTCCGCCAGATGAGCCACCAGGCACATATTTTGTATTCCATGGATTACATGTATTCCCATATGTACTAAATTCTGTTGTAGTCCCCATACCAAATTCATCCATGTTTGTTTTTCCTGTAATTATCGCATCAAAGTCATGTAATTTTTGTACAACGGTTGCATCATATGGAGGAATGAAACATTCGAGCATCTTTGATGCGCATGTTGTTTTTTTTCCAAACATGCAAATGTTATCTTTTATGGATACAGGCATTCCATAACAGCCACCGACTTTATCTCCAGATTGTATTTTTACATCAATCTTTTTTGCTTTAGATATAGCATCCTCAAATATGGAGATATGTGCATTTATTGGTGCATTTAGTTTTTTTATGCGCTCCATTGTAGCTGCCATAAATTCTTCGCAGCTTGTACTATTGTTTTTTATATTTTGTACGTATTCTAGAATAGTTGTTTGCAGGTTCATTTAGATCATCTTTGGAGTTCTCACATGTACACCTTTGTAATTTTTAAGATCGTCGATAATAGATCTATCAAATTTCGAGTATACATCATCACGTAGATTTTTGATGTCCACGCTAACCGAATCTAGATCTTCAGATTCAACATCAGCAGTATCCAATGTATTAAAATATTCCAATATTTTTTTTACTTGTTTAATATATTTGCCATGATCATCTATGCGTATACGCATTAACTCTGCAACACGTAAGATCTCCTTTTCTTCAATCATATTTGTTCATCACCTACGGCGTCAGCCTATCTACATCTCGCGGGTAAAATGCAACATCCCGTATATTCTCTGTTCCAGTTAACGCCATCATAAGTCGTTCAAGGCCTATTCCACATCCAGCGTGTGGCGGAACTCCGTATTTATACGTGGACAGATGATAGTCAAAAGAATCTACCTTTAGACCTTTGTCCATTATGCGCCTACGAAGATCATCTGATTTTTCAATACGCGTGCTGCCTGAGGAGAGCTCTAAATCACCATACATTAGATCAAATGATTCAGATGTTTTACCATCACTTCCTGCTTTTACGTAAAACGGTTTTGGGCCTAGTGGC
This genomic interval carries:
- a CDS encoding dethiobiotin synthase, giving the protein MQSIFVTGIDTNVGKTVIAACIAQAARKSGIDVGIMKPFAAFDGNASEKYNSPDTEILARAAGCVESDFKLNPVFSKIPASPYTASHKSDLQFDIRTVLDAYDALDKSHEMMVVEGIGGVMTPIHVNYFVTDLIKQMNLPVLIIVHNKIGAINHTILTHMACKNAEISIMGFVVNCIDDAGYDPNLLAKDIVSITDTPVLGIVPKTDLTDENTALDMISNALNLDSIGIKA
- a CDS encoding methyltransferase type 11, with the translated sequence MMDSLQRDTRVDDFFDIWALNGRHQSMENEHSKTAIRFLNTVNFLDSFSFLDVGCGNGWTVRAMANNPKCAIAVGIDKSPQMIKLARSTSTSKKETYMHTDIESYKGDLFDYVFSMESMYYAKSVADAVKAVWHILKPGGMFLCGTDYYAENHDTIRWQDSMKIHLHLLSRYQWKKIFKDAGFKVKTRRICSPNDDLMWRRTMGTLFISGTKM
- a CDS encoding aspartyl/glutamyl-tRNA amidotransferase subunit B, with the translated sequence MIGVEVHCHLNSLQTKLFCQCKVDYKRLEPNENICPICIGLPGSLPRLNRRAVEKATLVALALNCKIPNSVGFFRKNYFYPDLPKNYQITQLDVYGKHSIGSDGYVEVGGKRVRITRVQLEEDPGRITYEGASEKTKTVLVDYNRAGMPLVEIVTEPDFESPGHVREFLNMLSDLLENLKVSNTDMDGAMRADGNVSVGDGPKVEIKNVGSFHDLEKAIHFEIVRQSSHVDRGVKVKQETRQWSSVRKATISARKKEDDDDYRYIPEADIPYVHIGEEFCKLLYSEIPESITAKQDRYSSMGISRQVAKVLSSDQHCLELFEGAHTEKNSKEVANLITTDFMGLANTHEKRILSKINSHHLADLADAILDGKINRMLAKEALSIMHETGKSLSEIVSQENLTSISNVADLGLIIDAVLAEEVDVVETLKKNPHAINYLVGKVMKKTKSTADPETTLKLLREKTS
- a CDS encoding adenylate/guanylate cyclase, with amino-acid sequence MTESTQDEKNTAHKNMLQDVQTRVWSSLKSGYKYNGTADHSEEYLGSRVSQRLDLNIMYVDLVGSTLMSLEISQEKFVTIISSFAHEMAHVVQMRNGYVLKFVGDAVLAYFPNNTDSADGANNALNCAITMIETITQGMNPILNQYDYPDLKIKIGIDAGQVVTISYGSEDGNFPIDLIGPPMNIAAKIQSLAKPNQILVGYDVYKKLQLEKQSQFKAIELSSSVWRYHSRVTGDMYGVYEYQPT
- a CDS encoding aspartyl/glutamyl-tRNA amidotransferase subunit C; this translates as MIEEKEILRVAELMRIRIDDHGKYIKQVKKILEYFNTLDTADVESEDLDSVSVDIKNLRDDVYSKFDRSIIDDLKNYKGVHVRTPKMI
- a CDS encoding aspartyl/glutamyl-tRNA amidotransferase subunit A translates to MNLQTTILEYVQNIKNNSTSCEEFMAATMERIKKLNAPINAHISIFEDAISKAKKIDVKIQSGDKVGGCYGMPVSIKDNICMFGKKTTCASKMLECFIPPYDATVVQKLHDFDAIITGKTNMDEFGMGTTTEFSTYGNTCNPWNTKYVPGGSSGGSAASVASLQCLASLGSDTGGSIRNPASFCSVVGFKPTYGLVSRYGLVAYSNSIEQIGPLTRTVKDAAFMMNIISGKDEHDVTTIDGKSDYLSDIDAGVSGKKIGILRQMMGDGASSKVVNVTDNAAKKLQDLGAVCDDVELDTIQYAVAAYYTITSAEAASNLARYDNIRYGYEMSSSGFTFDSYISEARRKFGPEVKRRMILGGFVPSAGYTGKYYLKALKVKSRLSREIANAFKKFDILLAPTVPILPFEIGEKIDDPMAQFLIDSNTVLANLTGRPAISVPFGHSDGLPIGVQMMADSMQDARLLQTAYSLESCADIPKVPIL
- a CDS encoding Aminotransferase class-III, which encodes MVKNSHVWHPNTQMSEWGKFDKITSAKGMYLIDSNGRRYIDGVASMWCNVWGHSKIELVSAIKSQAAKLQHSSMFNLTNEPVELLAKNLIDQSPNMKYVFFSDNGSTSMEIAAKMAIQYWSNVGESKTKIVSLKNGYHGDTFGSMSLGYVPDFFSPYKTKLFDVTRVPSPDTYRTAGYDVEGNLQMCLEKTEQTISKNSDSIAALVMESGAQMAAGARIYPSKFQHEISKICTRHNILLVLDEVATGFGRLGHMAEYTHQQSRPDIVSYGKMMTGGYLTMGATLSSKKIYESFLGKFTEHKHLFHGHTFTGNPLAAAVACKNIQLYKKEHLLEKVSRMSKILKSYTDEFYKIDAVGDVRSSGLLMGIELVSDKSKKTPICAKNTSINKIVFEEGKKHGIYLRTLGNVVMLVPPLAIPKEVLDDLVMKTRETIQAVVQKISTA